A stretch of DNA from Desulfobacterales bacterium:
GAAGCGATGGCCGGATGAACCATTACATCTTTAATCAAAGCAATATGTTCGATGGAGTCCAGAACATGCTGCCGCTTATATTCAAGCTGTTTTTCATAACGCAAAAACTGCCACTTGCATCCACCGCAGAACCCGCTGTAGCGGCACGGAGGATCGATTCGAAAATCGGACGGTTCCAGTACCGAGTCAATTCGGGCCTCCGCATACTGTTTTTTCTTTTTTACGATTCGAGCAACGACCCGATCCCCGGGAATGGCCTGATCAACAAAAACCGCCAGGCCATCGACCCTGGCCAGGCCCTTCCCCCCGAATGCGATATCCGTTATGTCAAGTTCAATATGCTGTCCATTTTTAACTGCCATAAATCAAAAACCTGTCCTTATTATTTTTGTGACACTTATTGACGATATTTACCCGAGTGAAACGGAAGCAATTGATGGTATTGAATCCAACGGATAACTGATAAGAAATGTGGCCCCGAGCCCATCGGTATTTTTTTCCAGAACCAGATCGCCACCATGTTTACGGATTAAACGGCGGCTGATGCCAAGGCCAAATCCAGTTTCTTCTGCCCCGGGCCCGGCAGTAAAATTATTTTCAAAAACAAACCGTTCAACCTCTTTTGCTACCCCTGACCCGTTATCCCTGACACGAAGTTCAAGGCGATGTTCAGTGACTGCTGCCGTGATTTCAATCAGGCCAGCGCCCCGTTTTGTTCTGTCAATGCTTTGTATGGAATTTCGAATTAAATTGCTGAGGGCCTGCTTCAGTTCAGTTTCATCGGCAATGATCACGGGAAAATTCTCGTCAGCGGTTACATCTGTAGTGATATGCCGTTTTTCCAGCGAATCATGAAACAATTCGATGACATCATGAGCCAGAGATACAATATGAATTTCGGCAACAGCTCTCCGGGGGAAAACGAATTTTCGAGGTGAATTGATAATTGTTATAATGTGATCCATCTGCTTGAAAATAAATTCAAGATTTTCTTTCCGATTTTCAGTAAAGGCGTTTGAGTCTTCAATGAAATTTTCAAGCAGTGTAAAATCTTCTTCCCCATATGATCGGCCGACAGAATCCAACTGTTTTAAATAGGTAATCAACGTACCTTTATCATATTCATTTTTCCAATCCTCGACAAGTTCGCCGATGGTGTCGATAATTTGCTGCCAATCTTCCCATTGGGACAGGTCATTTTCAACTCTGAATAACATACTGTCAACAAGATTCAATACCTCATGGGCCACCTGCCCGGAAGTCTCGCCGACAGCGGCAAGGCGTTCTGTTTTCAGCAGATTTTCCTGTACCTCTTTGAGCGTTTTCAATGTCTGCTGAATCTTTTCGTTTTTCTGCTTCAGTTCAAGCGCCTGTTTTTCCTGGTTTTCGTTTACATTTTTAAGTTCCAGGGACATTACCTTCTGCGCTTCGTAAAGCGCTCCAAGCTTCTTTTCCCTGTTTTTGATCTCTTCGCCCATGAAATTAAACGCATGAACCAGTTTCATGGTTTCATTATCAGTGTTGAGCCGGATTTTTTCTTCGGGATATCTGCCTTCGGAAATCCCGGAAGCAATATCAACGAGCTGGTGAATGGGATGGATTATTTTTCGGATAATGGCGGATAACCCCAGCAATCCGATTAAAAGCATCATCAGGCTGATTTTGACACTTCGATTTCTCATCGCCTGAATGATCGACATCTTCTCGGCTGTACTTTCAGAAGCAATAATGGTCAGGGGTAATTCAGCGGCAACGCAATAGCCCATAAAAACCTCATTGCCCCAGGCATCCGTTTCAATTAACGATCCGGATTCGTTACGCTTCAAGATCGTCTTCACCGCTTCGTACCTGCCGGATGTAAAAAGGGATCGATCCGATACGGAACCCAGTTGTTCAGTCAAAAACGCAGGCGCATAAAGCAGGGTTCCTTCTTTATCGAAAACAACGATGTAGTGATCGGGATTCTGGTCTGTTCCTTCAAGCCGGACCCTGTCGAAAAAATCACATATTGACCGCCAGTTGATCTGGGCGCATAAAAAATACGACTCGTCCCTGACTTTCAGCGGAACCCGCATCCAGAATGCTGCGGAATCATGGTTTGCGGATAAAAATCTGATATTTGAAAGCTGGTCTGTTTTCGCTTCCGCAAACCACGGTTCACGGGATACCGTTGTCAAACGCCCGCCAGTGTCTTGAGGCGCCAGAACCGTCCCATCGATGCGGATTAACATGAACTGCCTGAAAGAGT
This window harbors:
- a CDS encoding ATP-binding protein produces the protein MRNPLRNLTGKLVIFSFIFFIISIGSIGLVIHYTLATHLTRHLSADLEQRTIDLKNQLEEKLIEKMRILRTLSENVSIQTAIKQNRFSAVDPLFADWIRDDSFRQFMLIRIDGTVLAPQDTGGRLTTVSREPWFAEAKTDQLSNIRFLSANHDSAAFWMRVPLKVRDESYFLCAQINWRSICDFFDRVRLEGTDQNPDHYIVVFDKEGTLLYAPAFLTEQLGSVSDRSLFTSGRYEAVKTILKRNESGSLIETDAWGNEVFMGYCVAAELPLTIIASESTAEKMSIIQAMRNRSVKISLMMLLIGLLGLSAIIRKIIHPIHQLVDIASGISEGRYPEEKIRLNTDNETMKLVHAFNFMGEEIKNREKKLGALYEAQKVMSLELKNVNENQEKQALELKQKNEKIQQTLKTLKEVQENLLKTERLAAVGETSGQVAHEVLNLVDSMLFRVENDLSQWEDWQQIIDTIGELVEDWKNEYDKGTLITYLKQLDSVGRSYGEEDFTLLENFIEDSNAFTENRKENLEFIFKQMDHIITIINSPRKFVFPRRAVAEIHIVSLAHDVIELFHDSLEKRHITTDVTADENFPVIIADETELKQALSNLIRNSIQSIDRTKRGAGLIEITAAVTEHRLELRVRDNGSGVAKEVERFVFENNFTAGPGAEETGFGLGISRRLIRKHGGDLVLEKNTDGLGATFLISYPLDSIPSIASVSLG